The nucleotide sequence AACCATTGAGGCTGGACTGGTTATCTCTCAAAAGTGGGCTGAAAGAAAACGGAAAATTCTGGTCATCGTACCATCCAATCTGCGCAAACAATGGAATCAGGAATTACTGGATAAATTCTTCCTTTCGTCAATTATATTGGAAACATCATCTTTTAATCAGGAAATTAGAAATGGAAACTTAAATCCCTTTAACCAGAACGAAATAGTCATATGTTCATACCATTTTGCAAGGGCTAAAGACGTTTACATTAAAAATATCAACTGGGATTTGGTGATTATTGATGAAGCCCACCGTTTGAGAAATGTTTATAAGCCATCAAATAAAATTGCCAATGCCGTCAAAAATGCCGTTGCCAATGTCCTAAAAATTCTCCTTACGGCAACACCTCTCCAAAATTCTCTCTTAGAACTTTATGGTCTCGTGAGTGTCATTGATGATTATACCTTTAGC is from Candidatus Paceibacter sp. and encodes:
- a CDS encoding DEAD/DEAH box helicase yields the protein MQITPYHAKYFAFELTKRNSSDSLQKLASSLLDAQVDLNPHQVEAALFAFHSPLSKGAILSDEVGLGKTIEAGLVISQKWAERKRKILVIVPSNLRKQWNQELLDKFFLSSIILETSSFNQEIRNGNLNPFNQNEIVICSYHFARAKDVYIKNINWDLVIIDEAHRLRNVYKPSNKIANAVKNAVANVLKILLTATPLQNSLLELYGLVSVIDDYTFSDVKSFKSQFSRLANENDFCSLKERLKPVCIRTLRRQVLEYVKYTNRIAITQEFIPSPDEQKLYDLVSSYLLAKSR